A part of Paenibacillus sp. sptzw28 genomic DNA contains:
- a CDS encoding AraC family transcriptional regulator, giving the protein MKAIHKRLSEGNKIPVVLVYKDTKTPQMELPHHLHDWHEIIYVYSGKGTLLVNHTFYEMNEGDLFLIPGNTVHRAFPDEYNPVTSSALFFSPALIQPLELGEQGSILRCLENARRNKQYKLETPQSERASITSFVASIHEELGKMMAYYQTAVQIRVCDLLLTLNRISLPGTSAKGDSMLEPLWMRETLSYMDTNIGDPNMTLSALSKRAAITPSHFSRVFKQLTGMNVTEYVVVKRVMLAKELLVRTDDSIKTICEKCGMESESYFYHKFKLITGMTPKAYKTLHRI; this is encoded by the coding sequence ATGAAAGCAATTCACAAAAGATTAAGCGAGGGAAATAAAATCCCTGTGGTCCTTGTTTACAAGGATACCAAGACTCCCCAGATGGAACTTCCCCACCATCTGCACGACTGGCATGAAATCATCTATGTATATTCCGGAAAAGGTACTCTGCTGGTCAACCACACTTTTTACGAGATGAACGAAGGCGACCTGTTTCTCATTCCCGGCAATACCGTACACCGCGCTTTTCCCGACGAATACAACCCTGTAACATCGAGCGCCCTCTTCTTCAGCCCAGCCTTGATCCAGCCGCTGGAGTTGGGGGAACAGGGCTCCATTCTCCGCTGTCTCGAGAATGCAAGGCGAAACAAGCAGTACAAATTAGAAACACCGCAATCGGAACGTGCTTCTATTACATCCTTCGTTGCTTCCATCCATGAAGAGCTCGGTAAAATGATGGCATATTATCAAACCGCTGTTCAAATCCGGGTCTGCGACCTGCTGCTGACGTTAAACCGTATTTCTTTGCCAGGCACCTCAGCCAAGGGGGATTCAATGCTTGAGCCTTTATGGATGCGGGAAACCTTATCATACATGGATACCAATATCGGCGATCCTAACATGACACTTTCCGCACTGTCCAAAAGGGCTGCGATCACACCGTCACACTTCTCCAGGGTGTTCAAACAACTGACCGGTATGAACGTTACGGAATATGTCGTGGTCAAGCGAGTCATGCTGGCGAAAGAACTGCTGGTACGTACGGATGACAGCATCAAAACCATATGTGAAAAATGCGGGATGGAGAGCGAGTCGTACTTTTATCATAAATTCAAGCTTATTACAGGCATGACACCGAAGGCTTACAAAACGCTGCATCGGATATAG
- a CDS encoding aldo/keto reductase, which produces MKYRKLGNTGMDVSILSFGASSLGSVFRDIDDAEGIRTVHEALDAGINYIDVAPYYGLTKAESVLGKAIREVPRSRYYLSSKAGRYGPDTFDFSGRRIVASVEESLARLHTDYLDILFLHDIEFVEPGILYEEAFPALDRLKREGKIRNTGICGLPIRLFETFLPHVQADAIISYCHYSLSDTTLLRLLPLIEEKGVGLVNASPLSMGLLGTRGTPDWHPAGDEIKRICRQAAEYCAEQGEDISRLAIQFSTMNERIPTTLVSTANPANIRKNAAWVTEPIDHELLHEVLGILEPIKDKTWSSGIQAYNTDINL; this is translated from the coding sequence ATGAAATACAGGAAGCTCGGGAATACCGGAATGGACGTTTCCATCCTAAGCTTTGGCGCATCGTCGCTTGGATCCGTGTTTCGCGACATTGATGATGCAGAAGGCATCCGCACGGTTCATGAGGCGCTTGACGCCGGGATCAATTATATCGACGTAGCTCCTTACTACGGGTTAACGAAAGCGGAGTCCGTGCTTGGGAAGGCAATCCGGGAAGTTCCGCGCAGCCGCTATTATCTGTCTTCCAAAGCAGGCAGGTATGGACCTGATACCTTCGATTTTTCCGGTCGGCGGATCGTCGCAAGTGTGGAAGAAAGCCTTGCAAGACTTCATACCGATTATCTCGATATTCTATTTCTCCACGATATCGAGTTTGTTGAGCCTGGAATCTTGTATGAGGAGGCTTTCCCCGCACTTGATAGGCTTAAGCGGGAAGGCAAAATCCGCAATACGGGAATCTGCGGCCTGCCGATCCGTCTCTTCGAGACATTCCTCCCTCATGTTCAGGCGGATGCGATAATCTCCTATTGTCACTACTCCCTGAGCGACACAACGCTGCTGAGGCTTCTGCCGCTCATCGAGGAGAAAGGGGTCGGTCTTGTGAATGCATCCCCGCTCTCGATGGGACTGCTAGGCACGCGCGGTACACCGGACTGGCATCCGGCAGGCGATGAAATCAAGCGGATTTGCCGACAGGCTGCGGAGTATTGCGCGGAGCAAGGCGAAGATATTTCCAGACTCGCTATACAATTCTCAACCATGAACGAACGAATTCCAACTACGCTCGTCAGCACGGCCAATCCGGCCAATATTCGCAAGAATGCGGCATGGGTCACGGAGCCGATTGACCATGAATTGCTCCACGAAGTGCTGGGGATATTGGAGCCTATCAAAGATAAAACCTGGTCCAGCGGTATCCAGGCATACAATACTGATATTAATCTTTAG
- a CDS encoding zinc-binding alcohol dehydrogenase family protein, protein MKAIVCEQVGQFKRIELPEPSPVTGEGIVRIKRIGICGTDIHAFKGNQPFFTYPRILGHELSGIIEWIGDNDAGLHAGDQVSIIPYLHCGICIACRNGKTNCCTSMRVLGVHTDGGMKELLSVPVTHLLKANSLTLDQAAIVEPLSIGAHAVRRSALQSGETALVIGGGPIGLGVMAIAKLQGAKVIAMDIDKERLSFCKAWAHVDGTVHATENPASTIEELTNGEYPTVVFDATGNARSMSEAVRYMAHGGRLVYVGLVKGEIPLDDPEFHKREATLLGSRNATREDFLYVIDLIQEGRLQTDAYMTHNAPFEQMMDRFQDWLNPASKVIKAIVTL, encoded by the coding sequence GTGAAAGCTATCGTCTGCGAACAAGTCGGGCAGTTTAAACGGATCGAACTTCCAGAACCGTCCCCCGTTACCGGGGAAGGGATCGTGCGGATCAAACGTATCGGCATTTGTGGAACCGACATTCATGCTTTTAAAGGGAATCAACCCTTCTTCACGTATCCGCGAATTCTTGGACATGAGCTGTCCGGCATCATCGAGTGGATCGGGGACAATGATGCGGGTTTGCATGCCGGTGATCAAGTCAGTATTATTCCTTATCTGCATTGTGGGATCTGCATCGCTTGCAGGAACGGAAAGACGAACTGCTGCACATCCATGCGGGTACTTGGTGTCCATACCGACGGCGGTATGAAGGAGCTGCTCTCCGTGCCGGTTACACATCTGCTGAAGGCCAATTCGCTAACGCTCGATCAGGCTGCAATCGTCGAACCGCTGAGTATCGGGGCCCATGCCGTGCGCAGGTCGGCATTGCAGTCAGGAGAGACTGCATTAGTCATTGGCGGAGGTCCGATCGGTCTTGGCGTCATGGCGATCGCAAAACTTCAAGGCGCCAAGGTAATCGCAATGGATATCGACAAGGAGAGGCTTTCTTTCTGCAAAGCTTGGGCACATGTTGACGGAACGGTACATGCGACGGAAAACCCTGCCTCAACAATCGAAGAACTGACAAACGGGGAATATCCGACCGTTGTGTTCGATGCGACCGGCAATGCCCGCTCCATGTCGGAAGCCGTTCGTTACATGGCACACGGCGGCCGATTGGTTTATGTCGGCCTTGTTAAAGGGGAAATTCCCCTGGACGATCCGGAGTTCCACAAACGGGAGGCCACGCTGCTCGGCAGCAGAAATGCAACACGTGAGGACTTCCTGTACGTGATCGATCTGATCCAGGAAGGCCGACTTCAGACAGATGCTTATATGACGCATAACGCGCCATTCGAACAGATGATGGACAGGTTTCAAGATTGGCTGAATCCGGCATCCAAGGTTATCAAAGCGATCGTTACACTGTAA